The Georgenia faecalis genome includes a window with the following:
- a CDS encoding sodium-dependent transporter has product MAHKGAAKGGGVAEGREQWSSQYGFLLAAIGSAVGLGNIWRFPGVAYENGGGAFLVPYLVALLTAGIPILLLDYSLGHRYRGSAPAAFRRLGRRFEALGWFQVAVAFVIATYYTVILAWSVRYVGFSVTEAWGEDPAGFFTGDFLQDAGATVTGDVVGGIFWPMVGLWVVALVVMLLGVRRGLEAVNKVAMPLLVVLFGALVVRALFLPGALSGLDAFFTPNWSALLDGSVWLAAYGQIFFSLSIAFGIMLTYASYLPRRSNLAPTGLVAAFANSSFELLAGIGVFATLGFMAVAQGVGFEELPGLTGPILSFVTFPEIISSMPGGPLFGVLFFLSLTLAGFTSLISILQVPSAALQEKFALSRRAATLVVVGGAAVLSVALYSTTSGLAVLDTVDYYVNNFGVVISALLMALLVTYGARKLPELNAHLNAFSTVRIGLWWRVLIAVVAPVLLALMVATAFVDRLSEPYSGYPWTFITIAGWGTLALIAVVAVVLSLVRWRRPVDDLIPEPVDVDERRTR; this is encoded by the coding sequence ATGGCGCACAAGGGCGCAGCGAAGGGCGGCGGGGTGGCCGAGGGCCGTGAGCAGTGGTCGAGCCAGTACGGGTTCCTCCTCGCCGCCATCGGCTCCGCGGTGGGGCTGGGGAACATCTGGCGCTTCCCGGGCGTGGCGTACGAGAACGGGGGAGGCGCCTTCCTCGTCCCCTACCTCGTCGCGCTGCTGACGGCCGGCATCCCGATCCTCCTGCTCGACTACTCCCTGGGGCACCGCTACCGCGGCTCCGCGCCGGCGGCGTTCCGGCGTCTCGGCCGAAGGTTCGAGGCGCTCGGCTGGTTCCAGGTCGCGGTCGCCTTCGTCATCGCGACGTACTACACCGTCATCCTCGCGTGGTCGGTGCGGTACGTCGGCTTCTCCGTCACCGAGGCGTGGGGGGAGGACCCGGCCGGCTTCTTCACCGGTGACTTCCTCCAGGACGCCGGCGCCACCGTCACCGGCGACGTCGTCGGCGGGATCTTCTGGCCGATGGTGGGCCTGTGGGTGGTGGCGCTGGTGGTCATGCTCCTCGGGGTGCGACGCGGCCTGGAGGCGGTGAACAAGGTCGCCATGCCGCTGCTCGTCGTGCTCTTCGGCGCCCTCGTGGTCCGCGCACTCTTCCTGCCGGGCGCGCTCAGCGGCCTCGACGCCTTCTTCACCCCGAACTGGTCCGCGCTCCTCGACGGGAGCGTGTGGCTCGCGGCGTACGGCCAGATCTTCTTCTCGTTGTCCATCGCCTTCGGCATCATGCTCACCTACGCGAGCTACCTGCCGCGCCGGTCGAACCTCGCTCCGACCGGTCTCGTCGCCGCGTTCGCCAACTCCTCGTTCGAGCTCCTCGCCGGCATCGGGGTCTTCGCCACGCTGGGGTTCATGGCCGTCGCCCAGGGGGTCGGTTTCGAGGAGCTCCCGGGCCTCACGGGCCCGATCCTCTCGTTCGTCACCTTCCCGGAGATCATCTCGAGCATGCCCGGCGGGCCGCTGTTCGGGGTGCTGTTCTTCCTCTCGCTCACGCTCGCCGGTTTCACCTCGCTCATCTCGATCCTTCAGGTGCCCTCGGCCGCGCTGCAGGAGAAGTTCGCCCTGTCCCGGCGAGCCGCGACGCTCGTCGTCGTCGGCGGTGCGGCGGTCCTCTCGGTCGCGCTCTACTCCACGACGTCGGGCCTGGCCGTGCTCGACACCGTCGACTACTACGTGAACAACTTCGGCGTGGTGATCTCGGCGCTCCTCATGGCGCTCCTCGTCACGTACGGCGCGCGCAAGCTCCCCGAGCTCAACGCGCACCTCAACGCCTTCTCCACGGTCCGCATCGGTCTGTGGTGGCGCGTGCTCATCGCCGTCGTCGCCCCCGTGCTCCTCGCCCTCATGGTGGCCACCGCGTTCGTCGACCGTCTGAGCGAGCCGTACAGCGGCTACCCGTGGACGTTCATCACCATCGCCGGGTGGGGGACCCTCGCTCTCATTGCCGTGGTGGCGGTGGTGCTCAGCCTCGTGCGGTGGCGCCGGCCGGTGGACGACCTCATCCCCGAACCCGTCGACGTCGACGAAAGGCGGACCCGATGA
- the ruvX gene encoding Holliday junction resolvase RuvX, whose product MTTRAGVRLGVDVGTVRVGVARSDRSGLLATPVETLARRRDGSELARLAELAREEEAIEIVVGLPRHLSGAEGSGALNAREYAGRIARVCQPVPVRLVDERLTTVSAHQALHTAGRPGRRHREVVDQVAAVLILQSALDAERGTGEPVGEPVSAEDERHTEESPK is encoded by the coding sequence GTGACCACGCGCGCCGGGGTGCGGCTCGGCGTCGACGTCGGGACGGTCCGGGTCGGGGTGGCCCGCTCGGACCGCTCCGGCCTGCTGGCCACGCCGGTGGAGACCCTTGCCCGGCGCCGCGACGGCAGCGAGCTGGCCCGCCTGGCCGAGCTGGCCCGCGAGGAGGAGGCGATCGAGATCGTCGTCGGCCTGCCGCGTCACCTCTCGGGGGCGGAGGGTTCGGGAGCACTGAACGCACGTGAGTACGCTGGGCGGATAGCACGGGTCTGTCAGCCGGTGCCCGTCCGGCTGGTCGACGAACGCCTCACCACGGTCAGCGCCCACCAGGCGCTGCACACGGCGGGGCGTCCCGGCCGTCGGCACCGGGAGGTCGTCGACCAGGTGGCCGCCGTCCTCATCCTGCAGTCCGCGTTGGACGCCGAACGTGGCACCGGTGAGCCCGTGGGTGAACCGGTGTCCGCCGAGGACGAGAGGCACACGGAGGAGTCCCCCAAGTGA
- the efp gene encoding elongation factor P: protein MASTNDLKNGLVLNIDGQLWSVVEFQHVKPGKGPAFVRTKLKHVLSGKTVDRTFNAGVKVETATVDKRDMQFLYRDGTDFVFMDSSTYEQISVPEATVGDVANFMLENQDAIVAMHEGQVLYVELPASVVMEITYTEPGLQGDRSSAGTKPATIATGYQIQVPLFLETGTRVKVDTRTGDYLGRVND, encoded by the coding sequence GTGGCCTCGACCAACGACCTGAAGAACGGCCTGGTGCTCAACATCGACGGACAGCTCTGGTCCGTCGTGGAGTTCCAGCACGTCAAGCCGGGCAAGGGCCCCGCCTTCGTGCGCACCAAGCTCAAGCACGTCCTCTCGGGCAAGACGGTCGACCGCACCTTCAACGCCGGCGTCAAGGTGGAGACCGCCACCGTGGACAAGCGCGACATGCAGTTCCTCTACCGCGACGGCACCGACTTCGTCTTCATGGACTCCTCGACCTACGAGCAGATCTCCGTGCCCGAGGCCACCGTCGGTGACGTGGCGAACTTCATGCTGGAGAACCAGGACGCCATCGTCGCCATGCACGAGGGCCAGGTGCTCTACGTCGAGCTCCCCGCCTCGGTCGTCATGGAGATCACGTACACCGAGCCGGGCCTGCAGGGTGACCGCTCGTCCGCGGGCACCAAGCCGGCGACGATCGCCACCGGCTACCAGATCCAGGTCCCGCTGTTCCTCGAGACCGGCACGCGCGTCAAGGTCGACACCCGTACGGGTGACTACCTCGGCCGCGTCAACGACTGA
- a CDS encoding DUF6176 family protein, with protein sequence MSEPEPYTPFRPAAPEAPGHPMPPSVPAGLRLELSRARLLDGAEERLGEWMHMLHDRYDECLETLPAERAVVEATFKHTEADGSVWMYHLSLMGTDGAGLDTTNPVDAAHDAYARRTKEPGWEELTPLLLLAPAHLTEAMAAWGRTGRVDDGATPAAAPTTPAAAPTAPGADA encoded by the coding sequence ATGAGCGAGCCCGAGCCTTACACCCCGTTCCGCCCGGCCGCCCCGGAGGCGCCGGGCCACCCGATGCCGCCCTCCGTGCCGGCCGGCCTGCGGCTGGAGCTGAGCCGGGCCAGGCTGCTCGACGGCGCGGAGGAGCGCCTGGGGGAGTGGATGCACATGCTCCACGACCGCTACGACGAGTGCCTGGAGACCCTGCCCGCCGAGCGCGCCGTGGTCGAGGCGACGTTCAAGCACACCGAGGCGGACGGCTCGGTGTGGATGTACCACCTCAGCCTCATGGGGACCGACGGCGCGGGGCTCGACACGACCAACCCCGTCGACGCGGCGCACGACGCCTACGCGCGCCGGACCAAGGAGCCCGGCTGGGAGGAGCTCACCCCGCTGCTCCTCCTCGCCCCGGCCCACCTCACCGAGGCCATGGCCGCGTGGGGGCGTACCGGCCGTGTGGACGACGGCGCCACGCCCGCCGCCGCCCCCACCACGCCGGCCGCAGCCCCCACCGCGCCCGGGGCCGACGCGTGA
- a CDS encoding shikimate kinase has translation MENPAQPQDTGRVRAVLIGPPGAGKTTVGRRLAAALGVRLLDTDEEVERRAGRPISEIFIDSGEEHFRELEHAAVVDALRTHDGVLALGGGAVLHPGTQEALAGLPVVFLDVSMAKALPRVGLAGARPLLVDSPRARWKALMDARRPTYSRLAAVTVLTDGLTPDQVTAQILTALGARP, from the coding sequence GTGGAGAACCCAGCCCAGCCCCAGGACACCGGGCGCGTGCGCGCCGTGCTCATCGGCCCGCCGGGCGCCGGGAAGACGACCGTCGGCCGCCGCCTCGCCGCGGCGCTCGGCGTCCGCCTGCTCGACACCGACGAGGAGGTCGAGCGCCGGGCCGGCCGGCCGATCAGCGAGATCTTCATCGACTCCGGCGAGGAGCACTTCCGCGAGCTCGAGCACGCCGCCGTCGTCGACGCCCTCCGCACCCACGACGGCGTCCTCGCCCTCGGCGGGGGAGCGGTCCTGCACCCGGGCACGCAGGAGGCCCTGGCCGGCCTGCCGGTCGTCTTCCTCGACGTGTCGATGGCCAAGGCGCTGCCCCGGGTCGGGCTCGCCGGCGCGCGCCCGCTCCTCGTGGACAGCCCCCGCGCGCGGTGGAAGGCACTCATGGACGCCCGCCGCCCCACCTACTCCCGGCTCGCCGCCGTCACGGTCCTCACCGACGGGCTCACCCCCGACCAGGTGACCGCACAGATCCTCACCGCGCTCGGGGCCCGCCCGTGA
- the mltG gene encoding endolytic transglycosylase MltG, with product MSELFDQKLAEPSPSHSEQQRRAERRERAQRRRQRRKRTAIAVVLSLLLIAGLAVAAFFVLRPLLTDRPAPEATDFPGPGSGSVEVVIEPGTSGTEMGEMLTEAGVVASPGAFSTAFTANPAASGIQPGTYVLLEEMAAADAVAALLDPANKSEVTITVPEGWRATQVYERIAAVTQLPLADVEAAAADPAAIGLPAEAGGNPEGWFAAATYSFQPSVDATTILRTMVEQTVSTLDALAVPAAERQAVLTKASIVEHEVFLAEDYGRVARVIENRLADTEQVNGRLQMDSTVLYGVGKSGGIPTRSDLDDDNPYNTYLHPGLPPTPIGAPGAAAVEAVIAPPPGDWLYFVTVDLDSGETLFTGDYAEHQANRAALNRWLEEHPSSDEG from the coding sequence GTGAGCGAGCTGTTCGACCAGAAGCTGGCGGAGCCCTCGCCGTCGCACTCCGAGCAACAGCGGCGCGCGGAGCGGCGCGAGCGCGCGCAGCGGCGCCGGCAGCGGCGCAAGCGCACGGCGATCGCCGTGGTGCTCAGCCTGCTCCTCATCGCCGGGCTCGCCGTCGCGGCGTTCTTCGTCCTGCGGCCGCTCCTCACCGACCGTCCCGCGCCGGAGGCCACGGACTTCCCCGGCCCGGGGTCCGGCAGCGTCGAGGTCGTCATCGAGCCGGGCACCTCGGGCACGGAGATGGGCGAGATGCTCACCGAGGCGGGCGTCGTCGCCAGCCCCGGGGCGTTCAGCACCGCCTTCACCGCCAACCCGGCCGCCTCCGGGATCCAGCCCGGCACCTACGTGCTCCTTGAGGAGATGGCCGCGGCCGACGCCGTGGCCGCCCTGCTCGACCCCGCCAACAAGTCCGAGGTCACCATCACGGTGCCCGAGGGCTGGCGGGCCACGCAGGTCTACGAGCGCATCGCCGCCGTCACCCAGCTCCCGCTCGCGGACGTCGAGGCGGCCGCGGCCGACCCCGCCGCGATCGGGCTGCCCGCCGAGGCCGGGGGCAACCCCGAGGGGTGGTTCGCCGCCGCGACCTACTCCTTCCAGCCCTCCGTCGACGCCACGACGATCCTGCGCACCATGGTCGAGCAGACGGTGAGCACGCTGGACGCCCTCGCGGTGCCCGCCGCCGAGCGGCAGGCGGTCCTCACCAAGGCATCGATCGTCGAGCACGAGGTCTTCCTCGCCGAGGACTACGGGCGCGTCGCCCGCGTCATCGAGAACCGGCTGGCGGACACGGAGCAGGTCAACGGCCGGCTGCAGATGGACTCCACGGTGCTCTACGGCGTCGGCAAGTCCGGGGGCATCCCCACCCGCTCCGACCTCGACGACGACAACCCCTACAACACCTACCTGCACCCCGGCCTGCCGCCGACCCCCATCGGGGCGCCGGGCGCCGCCGCCGTCGAGGCGGTCATCGCCCCGCCGCCGGGGGACTGGCTGTACTTCGTCACGGTCGACCTCGACTCGGGGGAGACGCTGTTCACCGGTGACTACGCCGAGCACCAGGCGAACCGCGCGGCGCTCAACCGGTGGCTCGAGGAGCACCCGTCGAGCGACGAGGGCTGA
- a CDS encoding methionine/alanine import family NSS transporter small subunit, whose protein sequence is MSLAAILLMVFAVVVLWGGLVVATRFLVTHPLPPEDDDPVAPGGPTDR, encoded by the coding sequence ATGAGCCTCGCCGCGATCCTCCTCATGGTGTTCGCCGTCGTCGTGCTGTGGGGCGGCCTCGTCGTCGCCACCCGGTTCCTCGTCACCCACCCGCTCCCGCCCGAGGACGACGACCCGGTGGCGCCGGGGGGCCCGACCGACCGGTAG
- a CDS encoding shikimate dehydrogenase codes for MTGLPTYGELPRDALAPGARRAAVLGRPVAHSLSPVLHHAAYRALGLDWVYGRAEAGEEDLAGLLAALDDQWAGLSLTMPLKHAALGHLDVVDELAEVVGAVNTVLVQPGARGGRPILVGANTDVYGIVAALREAAPDGWRPRTAVVLGAGATAASSLAALGQLGATAPVVVARSAARAAGTLQAGRRMGVDVTLRPWSDAAAAVAGADVVVSTLPAGGADELAAVLGAGPAARPGAVLLDVAYDPWPSALASTWAAAGGLVAPGWGMLLHQGAEQVRLMSGRPAPVAAMRAALEGALAR; via the coding sequence GTGACCGGTCTGCCCACCTACGGCGAGCTGCCGCGCGACGCGCTCGCGCCCGGTGCCCGGCGGGCCGCCGTCCTCGGGCGGCCGGTCGCGCACTCCCTGTCGCCCGTGCTGCACCACGCGGCGTACCGGGCGCTCGGGCTGGACTGGGTCTACGGACGGGCCGAGGCCGGGGAGGAGGACCTCGCCGGCCTCCTCGCCGCGCTCGACGACCAGTGGGCCGGCCTGTCGCTCACCATGCCGCTCAAGCACGCCGCGCTGGGCCACCTCGACGTCGTCGACGAGCTCGCCGAGGTGGTCGGTGCGGTCAACACCGTGCTCGTCCAGCCCGGCGCGCGAGGCGGCCGGCCGATCCTCGTCGGCGCGAACACCGACGTCTACGGCATCGTCGCCGCCCTGCGGGAGGCGGCCCCCGACGGGTGGCGCCCGCGCACCGCCGTCGTCCTCGGGGCCGGTGCCACCGCGGCGTCCTCGCTCGCCGCGCTCGGGCAGCTGGGCGCGACCGCGCCGGTCGTCGTGGCGCGCTCCGCCGCGCGGGCGGCGGGCACGCTCCAGGCTGGCCGGCGGATGGGGGTCGACGTCACCCTGCGCCCGTGGTCGGACGCCGCGGCGGCGGTCGCGGGGGCCGACGTCGTCGTCTCCACGCTGCCGGCCGGCGGCGCGGACGAGCTGGCCGCGGTCCTCGGCGCCGGTCCGGCCGCCCGCCCCGGCGCCGTGCTGCTCGACGTTGCCTACGACCCGTGGCCCAGCGCGCTGGCGTCGACGTGGGCCGCGGCCGGCGGGCTCGTCGCCCCGGGCTGGGGCATGCTCCTCCACCAGGGCGCGGAGCAGGTCCGCCTCATGAGCGGGCGCCCCGCGCCGGTGGCGGCGATGCGCGCGGCACTCGAGGGCGCCCTGGCGCGCTGA
- the nusB gene encoding transcription antitermination factor NusB, which yields MSARSKARTRAVDVLYEADQRGRTSREDILDLLTERLRVTAAQTALPQYSVDIVEGFTEHAEEIDELLRTYSQGWALERMPAVDRAILRVGAWELLHNDDVPDAVAVDEAVALARTLSTDDSPAFVNGLLGRLLELKPTL from the coding sequence GTGTCTGCCCGCAGCAAGGCACGGACCCGAGCCGTCGACGTCCTCTACGAGGCCGACCAGCGCGGCCGCACCAGCCGTGAGGACATCCTCGACCTCCTCACGGAGCGGCTCCGGGTCACGGCCGCTCAGACCGCCCTGCCCCAGTACTCCGTCGACATCGTCGAGGGCTTCACCGAGCACGCCGAGGAGATCGACGAGCTCCTGCGCACCTACTCCCAGGGGTGGGCGCTGGAGCGCATGCCCGCCGTCGACCGCGCCATCCTGCGGGTCGGCGCGTGGGAGCTCCTCCACAACGACGACGTGCCCGACGCGGTCGCCGTCGACGAGGCCGTGGCGCTCGCCCGGACCCTGTCCACCGACGACTCGCCGGCGTTCGTCAATGGCCTCCTCGGCCGCCTGCTCGAGCTCAAGCCGACGCTGTAG
- the aroB gene encoding 3-dehydroquinate synthase → MTATRIEVRAEHPYDVVVGRGLDGEVVSAVGDEPRRVLLVHPEVLTDRAQRLGDDLARHGHAVHHAVVPDAEHAKTVDVAAACWSRLGQAAFTREDLVVGLGGGATTDLAGFVAATWLRGVRVVQVPTTLLGMVDAAVGGKTGINTPEGKNLVGAFHSPVRVVCDLDTLATLPAADHAAGLAEVVKAGFIADERILDLVEADGGRAARDPGSAVLRELVERAIAVKAEVVSADLREAGRREFLNYGHTLAHAIEHAEHYAWRHGAAVSVGMVFAAELAGLAGRLPAGTVARHREILGTLGLPLGYRGDRWPELLEVMHRDKKARGNRLRFVVLDGVGRPGRLEGPDPALLEAAYARIALPA, encoded by the coding sequence GTGACCGCGACCCGCATCGAGGTGCGCGCCGAGCACCCCTACGACGTCGTCGTCGGCCGGGGGCTGGACGGCGAGGTCGTCTCCGCCGTCGGCGACGAGCCCCGCCGGGTCCTCCTCGTCCACCCCGAGGTGCTCACCGACCGCGCCCAGCGCCTCGGCGACGACCTCGCGCGGCACGGCCACGCCGTCCACCACGCCGTGGTGCCCGACGCCGAGCACGCCAAGACCGTCGACGTCGCCGCCGCCTGCTGGAGCCGGCTCGGCCAGGCCGCCTTCACCCGCGAGGACCTCGTCGTCGGCCTCGGCGGGGGCGCGACGACCGACCTCGCGGGGTTCGTCGCCGCCACCTGGCTGCGCGGCGTGCGCGTCGTCCAGGTGCCGACGACGCTGCTCGGCATGGTCGACGCCGCCGTGGGCGGTAAGACCGGCATCAACACCCCCGAGGGCAAGAACCTCGTCGGCGCCTTCCACTCGCCCGTGCGCGTGGTGTGCGACCTCGACACGCTCGCCACCCTGCCCGCGGCCGACCACGCCGCGGGCCTGGCGGAGGTGGTCAAGGCCGGCTTCATCGCCGACGAGCGGATCCTCGACCTCGTCGAGGCCGACGGCGGCCGCGCCGCGCGGGACCCGGGCTCGGCGGTGCTGCGCGAGCTCGTCGAGCGGGCGATCGCCGTCAAGGCGGAGGTGGTCTCCGCCGACCTGCGCGAGGCCGGCCGCCGCGAGTTCCTCAACTACGGGCACACGCTCGCCCACGCCATCGAGCACGCCGAGCACTACGCGTGGCGGCACGGGGCGGCGGTGTCGGTGGGGATGGTCTTTGCCGCCGAGCTCGCCGGCCTCGCCGGGCGGCTCCCGGCGGGCACGGTCGCCCGGCACCGGGAGATTCTCGGCACGCTGGGCCTGCCCCTGGGGTACCGGGGTGACCGGTGGCCCGAGCTGCTCGAGGTCATGCACCGCGACAAGAAGGCGCGTGGCAACCGGCTGCGCTTCGTCGTGCTCGACGGCGTCGGCCGGCCCGGGCGCCTGGAGGGGCCCGACCCGGCGCTGCTCGAGGCGGCGTACGCGCGCATCGCGCTGCCGGCCTGA
- a CDS encoding DinB family protein — MPTDPKDVLHRYLQEARDALLWKLDGVSEYDARRPLTPTGTNLLGLVKHVSLCEADYLGMVFGRPLPDRPAWMDSDEPNADMWARPDESREELVALYRRVWAHADATVDALGLDAVGEVPWWGPASRHAPLHRILVHLVAETHRHAGHADIVRELVDGSAGLRVDADNLPSHDAPWWREYRAQVEQAAREAADAAGERP; from the coding sequence ATGCCCACGGATCCCAAGGACGTGCTCCACCGCTACCTGCAGGAGGCCCGCGACGCGCTGCTGTGGAAGCTCGACGGCGTGTCCGAGTACGACGCCCGCCGCCCGCTCACGCCCACCGGGACGAACCTGCTCGGGCTCGTCAAGCACGTGAGCCTGTGCGAGGCCGACTACCTCGGCATGGTCTTCGGGCGGCCCCTGCCGGACCGGCCCGCGTGGATGGACAGCGACGAGCCGAACGCCGACATGTGGGCGCGTCCCGACGAGTCGCGCGAGGAGCTCGTGGCCCTGTACCGCCGGGTCTGGGCGCACGCCGACGCCACGGTCGACGCGCTCGGGCTGGACGCCGTGGGCGAGGTCCCCTGGTGGGGGCCGGCGAGCCGGCACGCCCCCCTGCACCGGATCCTCGTCCACCTCGTCGCCGAGACGCACCGGCACGCCGGCCACGCGGACATCGTCCGGGAGCTCGTCGACGGCTCCGCCGGCCTGCGCGTCGACGCCGACAACCTCCCCTCGCACGACGCCCCGTGGTGGCGGGAGTACCGCGCGCAGGTGGAGCAGGCGGCGCGGGAGGCGGCCGACGCGGCGGGCGAGCGTCCGTAG
- the aroC gene encoding chorismate synthase, which yields MLRWLTAGESHGPALVGIIEGLPAGVALTTARVQEALARRRLGYGRGARMKFEQDAVRLLGGVRHGLSQGGPVAIEIANTEWPKWETVMSADPVPDAALGVDAGTGDAREQARNKPLTRPRPGHADLVGMAKYALDEARPVLERASARETATRVALGTVAAALLEQVAGVRLVSHVVAVGPVAVPDDARVPGPDDVVALDADPIRCFDPATSTAMVAEIDACQKDGDTLGGVVEVLAYGVPPGLGSYVHGDRKLDARLAAAVMGIQAIKGVEIGDGFRTAARRGSAAHDEIVRGEDERLHRVTNRAGGVEGGMSNGEVLRVRAAMKPISTVPRALRTIDTVTGEPATAIHQRSDVCAVAPAAVVAEAMVALVLAEALLEKVGGDSVAECTRNLRAYLEAIPETMR from the coding sequence ATGCTCAGGTGGTTGACCGCAGGGGAGTCGCACGGCCCGGCGCTGGTCGGGATCATCGAGGGTCTCCCGGCGGGGGTGGCCCTCACGACCGCGCGCGTCCAGGAGGCCCTGGCGCGTCGCCGGCTGGGGTACGGGCGCGGCGCGCGGATGAAGTTCGAGCAGGACGCGGTGCGCCTGCTCGGCGGGGTGCGCCACGGGCTCAGCCAGGGCGGGCCGGTCGCCATCGAGATCGCCAACACCGAGTGGCCCAAGTGGGAGACCGTCATGTCGGCCGACCCGGTGCCGGACGCCGCGCTCGGCGTCGACGCCGGCACGGGCGACGCGCGCGAGCAGGCCCGCAACAAGCCCCTCACCCGGCCCCGGCCCGGGCATGCCGACCTCGTCGGGATGGCGAAGTACGCCCTTGACGAGGCCCGGCCCGTCCTTGAGCGCGCCAGCGCCCGGGAGACCGCCACCCGGGTGGCGCTCGGCACCGTCGCGGCCGCGCTCCTCGAGCAGGTGGCCGGGGTCCGGCTGGTCTCCCACGTCGTCGCCGTCGGACCGGTCGCCGTCCCCGACGACGCCCGCGTCCCCGGGCCCGACGACGTCGTCGCCCTCGACGCCGACCCGATCCGGTGCTTCGACCCCGCGACGTCGACGGCGATGGTCGCGGAGATCGACGCCTGCCAGAAGGACGGGGACACCCTCGGCGGCGTCGTCGAGGTCCTCGCCTACGGGGTCCCGCCGGGCCTGGGCTCCTACGTCCACGGCGACCGCAAGCTCGACGCCCGCCTCGCCGCGGCCGTCATGGGCATCCAGGCCATCAAGGGCGTGGAGATCGGCGACGGGTTCCGCACCGCCGCGCGCCGCGGCTCGGCCGCGCACGACGAGATCGTCCGGGGCGAGGACGAGCGCCTGCACCGGGTGACCAACCGCGCCGGCGGCGTCGAGGGCGGGATGAGCAACGGTGAGGTGCTCCGGGTGCGCGCCGCGATGAAGCCCATCTCCACCGTCCCGCGGGCGCTGCGCACCATCGACACGGTGACCGGGGAGCCGGCGACGGCGATCCACCAGCGCTCGGACGTGTGCGCCGTCGCCCCCGCGGCCGTCGTCGCCGAGGCCATGGTGGCGCTCGTGCTCGCCGAGGCGCTGCTGGAGAAGGTGGGCGGAGACTCGGTCGCCGAGTGCACGCGCAACCTGCGCGCCTACCTCGAGGCCATCCCGGAGACGATGCGGTGA